A genomic window from Sulfurospirillum multivorans DSM 12446 includes:
- a CDS encoding efflux RND transporter permease subunit: MKYKERYLAGYLARLFLKNPLTMILGVSLIALGVIALSLMPREEDPQISISGGVVIVSMPGASATEIEQMIVRPLERRIKEIKGVEHIYGIASDNVGIVNVMYFIGENREASNLKLYDKVMQNMDQLPQGATTPLVRPFDIDIDIPILSIAFYAKTPQGVDNVSLYKRVEAFRNSLGNVDNVAKTEIKGEHKEQFNIEIDLPKLSAYHLSLEQIVSSLKSLTASSPEVKNRTHEGKLIVFGVKNALEKVEDIQNLIVANVGGSVVYLKDIAAIHLGDDIQNTKSAQISYKQGETFTSLQDQVTLSVSKLKGSNAVVIAHDVIARLDASKSALERDGIGYIVTRNYGERANEAVNELVFHLLISIVIIALLLIFILGWREGLIVTLTVPAILAITIFIAYMSDQTINRITLFAFLLSLGLLVDDVIVVIENIHRHLHAKEAKGKEMDELLIEATDEIGAPTNLATIAIILTMVPMAFVGQMMGEFMKPIPLNVPVAMLSSLLIAYIFTPFLARKLLTKPTKGERHAEI, translated from the coding sequence ATGAAGTACAAAGAGCGATACCTCGCAGGCTACTTAGCGCGCCTTTTTTTGAAAAACCCTTTGACGATGATTTTAGGGGTGAGTTTAATTGCCTTAGGCGTGATCGCACTCTCATTGATGCCCAGAGAAGAAGACCCTCAAATCTCGATCAGCGGTGGTGTGGTCATCGTCTCAATGCCAGGTGCTAGTGCCACAGAAATCGAGCAGATGATTGTCCGCCCACTCGAGAGGCGCATCAAAGAGATCAAAGGGGTGGAGCATATTTATGGGATTGCCAGTGATAATGTGGGCATTGTGAACGTGATGTATTTTATCGGTGAAAACCGTGAGGCGTCGAACCTCAAACTCTACGATAAAGTGATGCAAAATATGGATCAACTGCCCCAAGGGGCAACAACGCCACTGGTGCGTCCTTTTGACATCGACATTGACATTCCTATTCTTTCCATCGCTTTTTACGCCAAAACGCCTCAAGGGGTGGATAATGTGAGCCTTTACAAGCGTGTGGAAGCCTTCCGAAATTCTTTGGGCAATGTGGATAATGTTGCTAAAACTGAGATCAAAGGCGAGCACAAAGAGCAGTTTAACATCGAGATCGATCTTCCTAAACTCTCCGCCTATCACCTCTCTTTGGAGCAGATTGTAAGCTCTTTAAAATCACTCACGGCCTCTTCGCCAGAAGTAAAAAATAGAACGCACGAGGGAAAATTGATTGTTTTTGGTGTGAAAAATGCGTTAGAAAAAGTCGAAGATATTCAAAATCTGATTGTGGCAAATGTGGGTGGTTCTGTTGTCTATCTTAAAGACATTGCCGCCATTCATCTAGGAGATGACATCCAAAACACAAAGAGTGCGCAGATCAGCTACAAGCAGGGTGAGACCTTTACCTCTTTGCAAGATCAAGTCACGCTGAGTGTCTCCAAACTCAAAGGCTCAAACGCTGTTGTGATCGCACATGATGTGATCGCCCGTCTTGACGCTTCCAAAAGTGCTTTGGAGCGGGATGGCATTGGCTACATCGTGACGCGAAATTACGGTGAGCGTGCCAATGAAGCGGTGAATGAGTTGGTTTTTCACCTGCTGATTTCCATCGTGATTATTGCCCTTTTGCTGATTTTTATTTTGGGTTGGAGGGAAGGATTGATCGTCACCCTCACGGTTCCTGCGATCTTGGCGATTACAATTTTTATCGCTTACATGAGCGATCAAACGATAAACCGTATTACGCTTTTTGCTTTTTTGCTGAGCCTTGGGCTTTTGGTGGATGATGTCATCGTGGTGATTGAAAACATTCACCGCCATCTGCACGCGAAAGAGGCAAAAGGCAAAGAGATGGACGAACTACTTATCGAAGCGACTGATGAGATCGGGGCTCCCACGAACTTAGCAACGATTGCTATCATCTTAACGATGGTGCCGATGGCATTTGTGGGGCAGATGATGGGTGAGTTTATGAAGCCGATTCCACTCAATGTTCCTGTGGCGATGCTGTCATCGCTTTTGATCGCCTATATTTTTACGCCATTTTTAGCGCGAAAACTTCTTACAAAACCAACGAAAGGTGAGCGTCATGCAGAAATTTGA
- a CDS encoding efflux RND transporter permease subunit, with protein sequence MQKFESFVYSLLVEERKKKLVLLLTFLAFVLAVLMFPTKIVLAKMLPGKSTNTFSIYVDLLSGSSYQETDRVNACVVSILQKEKEVQNIEVFNGMGSPLDYAGLVKGSGLKSGEQSSEIVVNLSGIHERDERSFAMVHRLRPFIQKQCEGLIPKTSIKMVEQPAGPPTMAAVVVELYGEKSEPLNALAGRIKQILAQTKDLVDVDILSDEVYEKYALILDKEKVTRSHLSIAQINALLYLAFEGSHVAHKNSENSPEQIPLYLVLSSPSKSLPHASKEELSAKLSELKLLNAQGMMVPLSELVRVEKVASSPTIMSKNLQKMVSIVAEADLVSQVYPLLDARSKIKDTLAEEFEIRRSHLFDLTLKDKKSGDVYELVWDGEMKVTMDTFRDLGAAFIAALLLIFLLMVVYYKSFALSGIVLLGSFLSIIGVIIGHWIMDLFASTTFFLTATSLIGFISLMGISSRNALLLIDFAQTLIKQGTPKKEAIAEASATRAKPIMLTAAAIILASTLLATDPIFGGLGVALIFGTIAAVIVSLIVVPVLMDSTKAL encoded by the coding sequence ATGCAGAAATTTGAGTCGTTTGTCTATTCTCTGTTGGTGGAAGAGCGTAAGAAAAAGCTTGTGCTTCTTTTGACGTTTTTGGCGTTTGTGCTAGCGGTATTGATGTTTCCCACAAAAATTGTCTTAGCAAAGATGTTGCCGGGGAAAAGTACCAACACGTTTTCGATCTATGTGGATCTTCTCAGTGGAAGTTCGTATCAAGAGACCGATAGGGTCAATGCGTGTGTGGTCTCTATTTTGCAAAAAGAGAAAGAGGTTCAAAACATTGAAGTCTTCAACGGCATGGGCTCTCCTTTGGATTATGCAGGGCTGGTGAAAGGCTCTGGGCTTAAAAGTGGTGAGCAAAGCAGTGAAATCGTGGTCAATCTCAGTGGCATTCATGAACGAGATGAGCGCTCCTTTGCGATGGTGCATCGTTTGCGACCTTTCATTCAGAAACAATGTGAAGGTTTAATCCCAAAAACCTCCATCAAGATGGTTGAACAGCCTGCAGGCCCTCCAACGATGGCGGCGGTAGTAGTTGAACTGTATGGAGAAAAAAGTGAGCCTTTAAACGCTTTAGCCGGAAGAATCAAGCAAATTTTAGCGCAAACCAAAGACCTTGTCGATGTGGATATACTCTCCGATGAGGTGTATGAGAAGTACGCGCTTATCCTTGATAAAGAAAAAGTTACCCGCTCGCATCTTAGCATCGCGCAGATCAATGCGCTTTTGTACCTTGCCTTTGAGGGCTCCCATGTAGCCCATAAAAACAGTGAAAATTCCCCTGAACAAATTCCGCTTTATCTGGTACTTAGCTCGCCTTCCAAGTCGCTTCCGCATGCTTCCAAAGAGGAGCTCAGCGCAAAACTGAGTGAGCTTAAACTGCTGAATGCTCAAGGAATGATGGTGCCACTTTCCGAGCTGGTGCGTGTTGAGAAAGTCGCTTCGAGTCCAACGATTATGTCCAAGAACCTTCAAAAGATGGTTAGCATCGTAGCCGAAGCCGATCTGGTTTCGCAAGTCTATCCGCTTTTAGACGCACGCTCAAAAATCAAAGACACGCTTGCAGAGGAGTTTGAAATACGTAGAAGTCATCTGTTCGATCTCACGCTCAAAGATAAAAAGAGCGGTGATGTGTATGAACTGGTTTGGGATGGCGAGATGAAAGTGACGATGGATACGTTTCGTGACCTTGGCGCTGCGTTTATCGCAGCACTTCTTTTGATCTTTTTGTTGATGGTTGTTTACTACAAAAGCTTTGCGCTCTCTGGCATTGTGCTCTTGGGGAGTTTTCTTTCGATCATTGGAGTGATCATCGGGCATTGGATCATGGATCTTTTTGCTTCAACGACGTTCTTCTTGACCGCAACATCACTGATTGGGTTTATTTCGCTGATGGGAATTAGCTCTCGAAATGCGCTTTTATTGATTGATTTTGCGCAGACATTGATTAAGCAAGGCACTCCAAAAAAAGAGGCGATAGCAGAGGCGAGTGCGACAAGGGCCAAGCCGATTATGCTCACCGCAGCGGCGATTATCTTAGCCAGTACGCTTCTTGCGACGGATCCTATTTTTGGGGGATTGGGGGTTGCGTTGATTTTTGGAACGATAGCGGCAGTGATCGTATCGTTGATCGTGGTTCCGGTTCTTATGGACAGTACGAAGGCACTTTAG
- the efp gene encoding elongation factor P: MASISMGDLKKGLKIEINGTPYKIVEYQHVKPGKGAAFVRCKIKSFMDGRVIEKTFHAGDKCETPQLEDKIMQFLYDDGDFLQFMDSVTYEQIALTHDQVGEAADWIIDGMNVDMLYHNGQPISVEAPQFVQLKIVETPPNFKGDTQGGKKPATLESGAVVQVPFHVVEGDVIKVDTVRGEYLEKVK, translated from the coding sequence ATGGCCTCTATCTCAATGGGCGATTTAAAAAAAGGGTTAAAAATCGAAATCAACGGGACTCCGTATAAAATTGTGGAGTATCAACATGTCAAACCAGGCAAAGGTGCGGCGTTTGTACGTTGTAAAATCAAATCATTTATGGATGGTAGAGTCATCGAAAAAACATTCCATGCGGGTGATAAATGTGAAACGCCTCAGCTTGAAGATAAAATCATGCAATTTTTATATGACGATGGTGATTTTTTACAATTTATGGACAGTGTGACCTATGAGCAAATCGCGTTAACACACGATCAAGTAGGAGAAGCAGCGGATTGGATCATCGATGGTATGAATGTCGATATGCTTTACCATAATGGACAACCTATCAGCGTGGAAGCACCTCAATTTGTTCAGCTTAAAATTGTGGAAACTCCTCCTAACTTCAAAGGCGATACACAAGGTGGCAAAAAACCAGCAACGCTTGAGAGCGGCGCGGTTGTTCAAGTACCTTTCCACGTGGTTGAAGGCGATGTCATCAAAGTTGACACCGTTCGTGGCGAATATTTAGAAAAAGTAAAATAA
- a CDS encoding DJ-1 family glyoxalase III — protein sequence MSKKVIVPLAEGFEEIEALSIVDILRRAGIEVVMAALESLHVKGAHGVTVVADALLKELDGNRFDMIALPGGLPGATNLAADQNVQALLKAFDAKGKAIAAICAAPYALKTAGVLKNTYTCYPGFQAKIGAEGYTANAKVIKDANVTTSQGPSTAMLFALSLVEQLCSKNVADALAKDLLLV from the coding sequence ATGAGCAAAAAAGTGATTGTCCCTTTGGCTGAGGGATTTGAAGAGATCGAAGCCTTGAGTATTGTCGATATTTTAAGACGAGCAGGGATTGAGGTGGTGATGGCAGCGTTAGAATCTTTACATGTAAAAGGGGCACACGGTGTAACCGTCGTAGCAGACGCACTTTTAAAAGAGTTAGATGGAAACCGTTTTGATATGATAGCACTTCCCGGAGGACTTCCCGGTGCGACCAATTTAGCGGCAGATCAAAACGTACAGGCACTCCTAAAAGCATTTGATGCCAAAGGCAAAGCGATAGCCGCTATTTGTGCCGCTCCTTATGCGCTTAAAACGGCGGGCGTGCTGAAAAACACCTACACGTGTTACCCCGGATTTCAGGCTAAAATTGGCGCAGAAGGGTACACCGCAAACGCTAAAGTGATCAAAGATGCCAATGTAACAACATCGCAAGGGCCCAGCACCGCCATGCTATTTGCACTCTCACTCGTGGAACAGTTGTGCTCTAAAAATGTGGCGGATGCGTTAGCCAAAGATTTATTGTTAGTGTAG
- a CDS encoding TolC family protein, translating to MRIMLLVLLAFCLCFAEEGLRLDDAIQKVKEHNSEIVIAKFDERIKMLEHQAALGANYGSLELSQAALRSNDALNIFGYKLQSREATFSDFGFKQLDISNPNYNATPSDLNNPKDRNHFQTKIEYTLPLYTGGKIEQYGKITQALHAMSTLDREALILQKIYELKKSFFAISLLDAHLYTLHMIASNTAKLEAKTAAMMEEGYVKKVDLLEVQSKQADVERLIHQAEANRALLYAFVSFLVDEPVTQISRNDEEAPTLISSDANILSDNLEIKKAEQGVEISKMGIALQQSAFLPQVGAFANYGSSDDKLLNDFSKNDAYTVGLQVKWNLFNGGSDNNNLEKARVENLKASQQLVLAKKQIALHVKQIQTQIQNDEYEIKSLKKEVELSHLIYENYAGRYEQKLVSINDVLMKQSEELTKVLRLKEVQNARNEKIFELQKLASKEVQ from the coding sequence ATGCGAATCATGTTGCTTGTTCTACTTGCCTTTTGTCTCTGCTTTGCAGAGGAGGGACTCCGTTTAGACGATGCGATCCAAAAAGTCAAAGAGCATAATAGCGAGATTGTGATTGCAAAGTTTGATGAAAGAATTAAAATGCTAGAACACCAAGCCGCATTGGGTGCAAACTACGGAAGCTTGGAGCTCTCGCAAGCAGCACTTCGCAGTAACGATGCACTGAACATCTTTGGCTATAAACTCCAATCACGTGAAGCCACGTTTTCGGACTTTGGCTTTAAGCAATTAGATATAAGTAATCCTAACTACAATGCAACGCCCAGTGATCTTAACAACCCAAAAGATCGCAACCATTTTCAAACCAAAATAGAGTATACCTTACCGCTTTACACAGGTGGAAAAATTGAGCAGTATGGCAAAATCACCCAAGCCTTGCATGCCATGAGCACGCTAGATCGTGAGGCATTAATCCTTCAAAAAATTTATGAGCTCAAAAAGAGTTTTTTTGCCATATCGCTTTTGGATGCGCACCTTTACACCCTTCATATGATTGCTTCTAACACGGCAAAACTCGAAGCAAAAACAGCGGCGATGATGGAGGAAGGGTATGTTAAAAAAGTCGATCTTCTTGAAGTCCAGAGCAAACAAGCCGATGTCGAGCGACTGATCCATCAAGCCGAAGCCAATAGAGCGCTTTTATACGCCTTTGTCTCGTTCTTAGTGGATGAGCCTGTGACGCAAATTTCGAGAAATGATGAAGAGGCACCGACACTAATAAGCAGTGATGCGAACATTTTGAGCGACAATCTTGAGATCAAAAAAGCCGAGCAAGGCGTGGAGATCTCAAAGATGGGCATTGCATTGCAACAGAGTGCTTTTTTGCCGCAAGTGGGTGCATTTGCAAATTATGGCAGCAGTGATGATAAGCTGTTGAACGACTTCTCAAAAAACGATGCGTACACGGTCGGGCTTCAAGTGAAATGGAACCTTTTTAACGGTGGAAGCGATAACAATAATTTGGAAAAAGCGCGCGTCGAAAACCTCAAAGCTTCGCAACAACTGGTGTTAGCAAAAAAGCAAATTGCCTTACATGTAAAGCAAATTCAAACGCAGATTCAAAATGATGAGTATGAGATCAAAAGCCTTAAAAAAGAGGTGGAACTTTCCCATCTCATCTATGAAAACTATGCAGGAAGATACGAGCAAAAACTCGTCTCGATCAATGATGTTTTGATGAAACAATCCGAAGAGCTCACCAAAGTGCTCAGGCTCAAAGAGGTGCAAAATGCACGTAATGAGAAGATCTTTGAGCTTCAAAAATTAGCCAGTAAGGAAGTGCAATGA
- a CDS encoding methyl-accepting chemotaxis protein, translated as MSISTIKSKLILLLVVLLTSFGILGYELNHLSSVGKVAAMRLAGTSEIEEHILQMRLEQWNYQIYFQQKNLDRYKEHYEDAVKKMETLSGQLLLKTNQEKVITIKKGLEAWYALDEQRMALWKKYGKKVHEPSFEVDHKADYETLERIAKESGEIFNPLLVQLKDIHDQIKTVNFEKLDTAKLTSITLLIVVIIVVLIIFFIINSSIQSSVERAKKSCDAIIHTKDLSLKIETGSHDEISGITHAVNTLLAELKNAISNAKSNAIENASVAEELSSTSLQIGKRAEEESAIVFQTTSDAGIVSSQMDEASAQAKKVKEVTFKAQKSLCVAQDLLEETIAQLNQTAQAEAAINERLNHLSSEAQQVRAVLDVIGDIADQTNLLALNAAIEAARAGEHGRGFAVVADEVRKLAERTQKSLVDTNATVNVIVQSIGDISGEMNGNAKRINELTEFSTKVTTQTNDGVAMLAQSVEATDEVVEKANANVKLIQSAVIEKISTINELSSSNARSVEEIASAAEHLSKLAGSLSSTLSQFKTA; from the coding sequence ATGTCAATTTCAACAATTAAAAGTAAACTGATACTTCTTTTGGTCGTATTGCTTACCAGTTTTGGTATTTTAGGTTACGAACTAAACCATTTGTCTAGTGTTGGAAAAGTGGCAGCGATGCGCTTGGCGGGGACGAGCGAGATAGAAGAACATATTTTACAAATGCGGTTAGAGCAATGGAATTATCAAATTTATTTTCAACAAAAAAATCTTGATAGGTATAAAGAGCATTATGAAGACGCTGTTAAAAAAATGGAGACGCTCTCTGGGCAGTTGCTTTTGAAAACCAATCAAGAAAAAGTGATCACCATTAAAAAAGGTCTTGAGGCGTGGTATGCTCTTGACGAACAGCGCATGGCACTTTGGAAAAAATATGGGAAAAAAGTGCATGAGCCCTCTTTTGAGGTAGACCATAAGGCTGATTATGAGACGCTGGAACGCATAGCCAAAGAGAGTGGCGAAATATTTAATCCATTATTGGTACAGCTTAAAGATATTCATGATCAGATTAAAACAGTCAATTTTGAAAAACTTGATACGGCTAAACTAACGTCGATTACACTGCTGATCGTGGTTATTATCGTAGTGTTGATCATCTTTTTTATCATCAATTCATCGATACAATCTTCTGTAGAGCGTGCGAAAAAAAGCTGTGATGCGATAATTCATACGAAAGATTTAAGTCTGAAAATAGAAACTGGTAGTCACGATGAGATTAGTGGCATTACCCATGCTGTCAATACGCTTTTGGCGGAACTCAAAAATGCAATTTCAAATGCAAAAAGCAATGCTATCGAAAATGCTTCTGTGGCGGAGGAACTTTCTAGTACCAGTTTGCAAATTGGTAAGCGTGCGGAAGAAGAGTCTGCTATCGTCTTTCAAACAACAAGCGATGCGGGGATCGTTTCATCACAGATGGATGAAGCAAGTGCTCAAGCTAAAAAAGTCAAAGAGGTTACTTTCAAAGCACAAAAAAGTCTCTGCGTTGCACAAGATTTGCTTGAAGAGACTATCGCTCAACTCAATCAAACAGCACAAGCAGAAGCTGCCATCAATGAACGCCTCAATCATCTCTCAAGCGAAGCGCAACAGGTGCGAGCAGTTTTGGATGTTATCGGCGATATCGCAGACCAAACCAATCTTTTAGCACTTAACGCCGCCATAGAAGCCGCAAGAGCAGGAGAACATGGAAGAGGATTTGCCGTTGTAGCCGATGAAGTGCGAAAATTGGCGGAGCGAACCCAAAAAAGCCTTGTTGATACCAATGCAACCGTCAATGTTATCGTTCAATCCATTGGCGATATTAGTGGCGAGATGAATGGTAATGCCAAGCGCATCAATGAACTGACAGAATTTTCAACCAAAGTGACAACCCAAACCAATGATGGTGTTGCTATGTTGGCGCAAAGCGTTGAAGCAACGGACGAAGTGGTTGAAAAAGCCAATGCCAATGTTAAATTGATTCAAAGTGCAGTGATTGAAAAAATTAGCACGATTAATGAACTTTCAAGTTCAAATGCGAGAAGTGTCGAAGAGATCGCCTCTGCTGCTGAACATCTCTCCAAATTAGCAGGTTCACTCAGCAGTACGCTCTCCCAGTTTAAAACCGCGTAA
- a CDS encoding methyl-accepting chemotaxis protein produces MFTNLSIKARNILLACVVVVGLTAIHTTSKIFHDQEKDLLHLRENIASLKEDILTLRKHEKDFLMRHDVAYEKALLESSTKLLERIKMMTQKVDEKGINTTNLTQLHEVTTTYVHLFNEVVAQKKKIGLSSEAGLEGHMRQAIHEAESGFKDLKDYKMQTLMLTLRRNEKDFMLRLAPKYAEEHRVNYEKALAYAQSHEELAFSVKLLETYRQSFVEFVKAYEVLGLNEKSGLNGKLRDTVHQTEALVEKSTQTLDTEIDESIRRTTVIYVIVGGMIVGSVLCLIFLIIRSVLVPLRGLTQAIVANERDLTLRYSTPYNDELKEIVDALNAFMERLRKIVIGAIHASDENAAVSHELSTTSNNIGKRAEEESHIVARTTQTGNQARDNIDESVDNSKKAQVEIIQTNEALTEANQIFTVLIAKIEQTAVVESELQTKMVTLSQDAENVKGILGVISDIADQTNLLALNAAIEAARAGEHGRGFAVVADEVRKLAERTQKSLVEIHATVSVIVQAIVNAAAQIEQNATLFEGLVTQSAEVSHKIDTSVVLMGNAINVVALATHTSEETGSEIKTIVDEINEINHITSSNARDIEEIASAAEHLHSVTQKLNDQLHYFKV; encoded by the coding sequence ATGTTCACCAACCTCTCCATCAAAGCGCGCAATATTTTATTGGCCTGTGTTGTTGTCGTGGGGCTTACTGCTATTCACACAACGTCAAAAATTTTTCATGATCAAGAAAAAGACCTTTTACATCTTCGTGAAAATATCGCCTCTCTTAAAGAAGATATTTTGACGCTTCGCAAACATGAAAAAGACTTTTTGATGCGCCACGATGTCGCGTATGAAAAAGCACTGCTAGAATCATCTACCAAACTTTTAGAACGTATAAAAATGATGACCCAAAAAGTAGATGAAAAAGGCATAAATACAACCAATCTCACGCAGTTGCACGAAGTGACCACGACCTATGTCCATCTTTTTAATGAAGTCGTTGCTCAAAAAAAGAAAATAGGGCTGAGTTCAGAAGCGGGACTCGAAGGACACATGCGTCAAGCGATTCATGAAGCGGAGAGTGGTTTTAAAGATCTTAAAGATTACAAAATGCAGACGCTGATGCTGACGTTGCGTCGTAATGAAAAAGACTTTATGCTCCGTCTTGCTCCCAAATATGCCGAAGAGCATCGTGTCAATTATGAAAAGGCGCTTGCGTATGCGCAGAGTCATGAAGAGCTTGCTTTTTCTGTGAAACTTCTTGAGACGTATCGCCAGAGCTTTGTTGAATTTGTGAAGGCGTATGAAGTGTTAGGGTTGAATGAAAAAAGTGGGCTCAATGGAAAACTTCGCGACACTGTACATCAAACCGAAGCGCTTGTGGAAAAATCTACGCAGACATTGGACACCGAAATTGATGAGAGTATTCGTAGGACAACCGTGATTTATGTCATCGTAGGTGGAATGATCGTGGGAAGTGTGTTGTGTCTCATTTTCTTGATCATTCGCAGTGTTTTAGTTCCCTTGCGTGGTTTAACTCAAGCAATTGTCGCCAATGAACGCGATTTAACCCTTCGTTATAGTACGCCTTACAATGATGAGCTCAAAGAGATTGTGGATGCACTCAATGCCTTTATGGAGCGGTTGCGAAAGATTGTGATTGGTGCGATTCATGCGAGTGATGAGAATGCTGCCGTGTCGCATGAACTCTCGACTACATCCAACAACATTGGTAAACGTGCAGAAGAAGAGAGTCACATCGTGGCGCGTACGACTCAAACGGGCAATCAAGCACGTGATAACATCGATGAATCGGTGGATAACTCCAAAAAGGCGCAAGTTGAAATTATCCAAACCAACGAGGCACTCACGGAGGCCAATCAAATTTTTACGGTTTTAATTGCAAAAATTGAGCAAACAGCTGTCGTCGAGAGTGAATTGCAAACCAAAATGGTCACACTTTCACAAGATGCTGAGAATGTCAAAGGGATTTTGGGCGTGATTAGTGACATCGCCGATCAGACCAACTTATTGGCACTCAATGCTGCCATCGAAGCCGCACGTGCAGGTGAACATGGCAGAGGATTTGCGGTTGTGGCGGATGAGGTGCGTAAACTGGCGGAACGAACACAGAAAAGTTTGGTCGAAATCCACGCAACGGTCAGTGTCATAGTGCAAGCGATTGTCAATGCCGCCGCGCAGATAGAACAAAATGCAACACTGTTTGAAGGTCTTGTAACCCAATCAGCGGAAGTTTCCCATAAAATAGACACGTCGGTGGTACTCATGGGCAATGCCATTAACGTGGTCGCTTTAGCCACCCACACTTCGGAAGAGACCGGCAGTGAGATCAAAACCATTGTCGATGAGATTAATGAGATCAACCATATCACATCAAGTAATGCAAGAGACATCGAAGAGATCGCTTCAGCGGCAGAACATCTGCACAGCGTGACGCAAAAACTCAACGACCAGTTACACTATTTTAAAGTTTAA
- a CDS encoding DNA-binding protein → MKTNDIINLLHNAIEAENMGKKISQKKMAETFGISMRTYQEWRLGSSAPMGIPVVFNMLGMLKDEDIVRLVRKINDGQKGTV, encoded by the coding sequence ATGAAAACCAACGATATTATTAATCTTTTGCATAATGCCATTGAAGCCGAAAATATGGGGAAGAAAATTTCTCAAAAAAAGATGGCAGAAACCTTTGGTATTTCCATGCGTACCTATCAAGAGTGGAGACTTGGAAGTAGCGCGCCTATGGGCATTCCTGTGGTTTTCAATATGCTCGGAATGTTAAAAGATGAAGATATTGTGAGATTAGTGCGCAAAATAAACGATGGGCAAAAAGGAACGGTATGA
- a CDS encoding efflux RND transporter periplasmic adaptor subunit has product MKSLHVKALMLVFITTGALQAGSLTLSGSVISENQKTISSRYMGFVQTVNVNEGDVVKKGDLLYTIDSKEVDTSLAQSELAISQAEISLKMYENQYQNAKLNLERYQRLLEKDMVSKFEVENLELSMSNLKAMVEIAIKQVSQAKQKRQEVQNQYQYLKVKAPNESVVIEKHIKAGEMALSGVPTLVLADLSALRVSTEIAESYLGSVKVGDKARVEVPSIGCISEGKVEAIIPSSNPMAHTFRVKLSFTCKDAKAYPGMYAVATVGE; this is encoded by the coding sequence ATGAAATCTTTACATGTAAAAGCGCTCATGCTTGTTTTCATCACGACAGGAGCACTTCAAGCAGGAAGTTTGACCTTAAGCGGTAGTGTGATTTCGGAGAATCAAAAAACGATTTCAAGCCGTTACATGGGCTTTGTGCAAACGGTAAATGTGAACGAAGGTGATGTCGTTAAAAAGGGCGATCTGCTCTACACCATTGACTCCAAAGAGGTCGATACGTCGCTTGCGCAAAGTGAGCTTGCCATTTCTCAAGCAGAGATTAGTCTGAAAATGTACGAAAACCAGTACCAAAATGCAAAGCTTAATTTGGAGCGTTATCAGCGCTTGCTTGAAAAAGATATGGTCTCAAAGTTTGAGGTCGAAAACTTGGAGCTTTCAATGTCCAATCTAAAAGCAATGGTTGAGATCGCCATCAAGCAGGTTTCCCAAGCCAAACAAAAACGCCAAGAGGTTCAAAACCAGTACCAATACCTCAAAGTCAAAGCGCCCAATGAGAGTGTGGTGATCGAAAAGCACATCAAAGCAGGCGAGATGGCGCTCTCGGGAGTTCCCACATTGGTTTTAGCCGATCTTAGCGCACTGAGAGTCAGCACAGAGATTGCTGAAAGCTATCTTGGCAGTGTTAAAGTAGGCGATAAGGCGCGTGTGGAAGTGCCTTCCATTGGGTGTATTAGCGAAGGAAAAGTGGAAGCGATTATCCCCAGTTCCAACCCCATGGCGCACACGTTTCGGGTAAAACTCTCCTTTACATGTAAGGATGCTAAAGCGTATCCTGGCATGTACGCCGTTGCAACAGTGGGTGAATAG